The following nucleotide sequence is from Molothrus ater isolate BHLD 08-10-18 breed brown headed cowbird chromosome 12, BPBGC_Mater_1.1, whole genome shotgun sequence.
TTTACAAAACTAATGACAGGGCTTAGCACGTTACTTTTATTACTGTGGTTGAAACAGGAACTTTAGCTTAGAAGAGCCTACTACAGATAAGATATATTAATATTCCAGCTTTTCAAAGAGTCATAgagtttgagttggaagagaccttaaagatcatctggtttcaacccctgccatgggcaggaacaccttccaccagaccagattgtgccaagccctgtccagcctgaccttgagcgtttccagggatgaggcagccacagcttctctgggcaccctgtgccagggcctcactgccctcacagggaacaatttcttcccagCATCTCATCTGAACcagctctgtcagtgtgaagccattcccccttgtgaCTCCATCCCTTCTGAGTAggctctctccatctttcttgcaggctcccttcaggcacgGGAAGGgcacaattaggtcaccccaaagtttgtcttctgcaggctgaattctcccagcctttcctcacagcagaggtgcTTTATCCCTCTGATCaactttgtggcctcctctggacctgctctgaccaattttgttttatttgaattaCTGCTGCAAGCAAACCAGTAAGTTATAAGGAAGTACTTTATTTTAAGTTAAATAAATAGTGACAGTAACAGGTTTGCGTTATTCAAAGTGTAGAAAATGCCACCCATGCACAGGCAAATCCAGTGTAATTCAAGTCAGGAGTAAGATTTTACTATACAGCAAATTTAATATGTGTATTCTGTGAATAAAGACAAAAGAGCTGAAGTAGATCAACACTGATATTAATTAAGCAATGACCATCTTCTCTTGTACTATAATTACATTCTCACCAATCAACATGAGAGTATGTGCTTTTTCATCATGCTGTTTCAATATAGAGTATTTTGAAGTATGAATTCCCTCATATACAAAGTAGCATTTTCAGTCTCCTTCCAGTTGCATTCcagtagggggaaaaaatgaagactGCAAATCTGTATCtctatttcttaatttaaagGAAGCCTCTGTACTTTGGGCAATGgaggtttcattttcttttggttttgtgcagTGTTGTGCCAAACTCTGTCATGTGGAACAAACACATGTAGGAGATGAGTGGCAGCACTTTATCCATGCAGACAGTGCCAATCCTCtgtttaattattaatttcagATAGGCCAAATATAAGATGATACAGATTTTTAGGAACATACTAATGATGAATTAATTTGCAGATAGCTTTGTCTTAAgatttgaaaattctttttccaaGGCCAATCCTTTAAGTAGTAATTGTGTGCATATTCATAATAAAGCAAGACTTCCTACTTATAGGCTATTTATATGAATTCTTTGAGTCCTGTATTAAAAATCCAcgtaaaaaaccaaaactgcagTGGCTGAAAACGTAACAGTTTACCAACCCACTGAGGCTTGCTTTTGAATATGACCTAGTCTTAAAAATTCTTCTACACAACTAAGCGTGGATAAACTGTTTATCTATGGTTAGGTGTGTGGAAGATACCAAGATAAAAGATAATGAATGTTGTCTTTGTTACCATCTACTTAGACACCAGAAAACAGACTTGCATTCATGACTTGGGGGTTTGAGAACATGTGGTTAAATGGTCTGATTTCACAAGGTTTATGGAGTTTTCAGGAAGCACAGAACAGAGTCCAATGGCTTCTCTACCTTCCTGTGAACAAAGTGAGAgtgcaaaaagcaaaaacatcCACAGGTCCTTAATGACAAGAGGTGGCAATCCAAATTGCTACATTCTTCTGCAACTTTTACTGTATTTTCCTTAAATATGTTTACTTATTGTGATTGTGAAGGAGATCATCCAATTTAAATGAACACTCAGCAATTACAGCTTGTCTAGGCAAGCTGGAGCTGTAGCACCGATAAATACAGACCTGGCTTTGTTAGAAAGCTCTCAGGGATCTCTACAGACATAGATTAACTACACATAAAACATAGTCTATGGAAAGAGTGAGACACAACAGAAAGGAATGTGGAGTTGTCTTGGAACATTCTGAATTCCTGAGAGAATGGAGTTAGACTGGACCAATGTGCAGAGCTCACATTATCCTTCAACATAAGGATAATCTGTAGCTTTGAATTCAGGCCTCTGcttactatttttttcctcacctaCAAGTGACCAGATTCAAATACACTTCCCCCCCATAAATCCAGTTAAGTTTTAAAGATTAAACTGTTTGCTGCAGTTTCTTGAAGTATGTTTAGTTCTTAactcaaaaatattaaaaatattaggTGTTTATGCATGTTGTcaattttatttaacaagcatGAAGACTGTTCACAAAACATGTCTGATTATTACTTTTTGATAATGTTCCTGTAATAatcaatgaagaaaaatgacTTCTTGAACCCCCAGTATTTTGGAGTCTTTGTATTTGGCTGTGGAGTGCCCCATACACCTATGGCACTGTAGCACATGTACCAAGCATTCCTGAACATACAGTGTGTTCACAGCACTAGAAGGTACTTCCAgaagtaaataataaataccaTAACACATAAATCCTTTTTACAAAATATTGTAAAGCTTCTCTGCTAAGTAAGTGTATGTTCCCACAGTTTTATGTTTAAATGTTGACAATTCCACGGGAAGAACTAGAGAGTTTAATGCTGTTGCATTTCCCTTCCAGAATTGTAGTTTTATCAAATGGGACCAATCCTACAGGCTTCCTGTTTCCCAGATGATTAATCAGAAATGACTGAGATATGAAACTGAGACACATTTTTAGCTTTGTCTGGATTTCTGCAATTTGGGAGCTTGCAGAAATGTGGCTGTACACATACAAGCATCAGTCCCTCCCTGTCCACAGGAGAGGGGATCCCATTGGGAAAGTCTGCTTTAACTTAACATCATTTCTTTTTGCTAGAACCTATTTTCCCCTGTTACTGCATCTGCTGTAGGTAGATTCATTCATTCCTGTTTTCATAGTTAATCAGGGAGTACAAATTGctgcttcagaaagaaaaattaaaatcagtagCAAGAATCAGTCTTTCTGCAGGGAAAGATAAAACTGTGGTAAATGTGAATGAAAACCATGAGGCTTGCTagtatttttctgaatatgcaactctcccttttttctctctggattTGGAAAGCCATTAGTCATTGATATGTGCTGTGCCAATTCATGCAACTGGGTTCCGTACACTCCAGTCTAAATCAACAAACAGTAATGGTATCAAACATCGTTCTGTTTGCTCCCCCGTCCCCAACCATTAACTTATTTAAAACAGAGCTTGGTTACATTcttttattggggtttttatCCTTAGCCCTTTCCTCTGCTCAAGAAATACGTTCTGTAtttgatggaaaaaaagaagtattctATTCAGTTGGTCAGACAAAACACCCATGTTAGCCATCAAATTTATGTTACCCTCCAATACTGTAAACAGTGACCAGCAGCAAACACCAGAGCCTAGTGAAGAACAAAAACCACAGGCTTCTGAGAATAGTGACCTATTAATAGCAGGCAAATCCCTGTTACAGCCAGTAGCGATAATACCCTGATACTTCACTTAACTGTTACAAGTCCAGTAAACGAAGAcattctcttctgcaggctgattTGCATCCCTTTTCTTAAAAAGCATGAAGAAACAAATAGTGCATTTTAGGCTATCCAGAGGCAAAAGTTCTGCTTTGTTCTTTCAAGTGCTCGTTTAAAATTCTCAGTTCATCCAAGTAACACACTTTGGAAGTGAAGGTGAGGCATGAAACACTCCAGAGACGAGCTTGCACCACCCTAAGACAGTTTTACCACACACACTGCCAGGACAATAGCGATAATGAGCACAGCAGTGAAAATAATCCCAGCTAGAACCTTGCTGATATCGCAGAaggatttattttcctccaCAGAGATCATGCCAATAGAGGAAGCGCCCACACTGATGGTGGATTTCAGTTCAGCCCCCGGGTCTTGCTTAGCCTCTACTGTCCACTGGGGGACATTGACCTTCATCTCCATCTCGTACATCATCTCTCCTACCTGGTTGATCTCGTTCTCGAGGTCTTTCAAATCCACCACGTCTATGTTGTGCTCAGCCTCGTATTTCATGTTCTGGACGCTCATGGCGCGGGCGGCCACGCCGGAGGTTCCACCGCTCATGCCCGTCTGGATCAGGTGTTTTTTGGGGACGTTCAGCGGGAACTCgtggcccagctccagggctctcctcaTATCGATCTCCAAGATCTCTAGGCACGTGGAGAAAATCACCCATAGCCTCTCGAACTCGGCTTTATCTTCCTTACTCACGCTTTTGTCCTTCAGGACCGTGGTGAGCTTGTTCCTGTTGGCCACCGCCAGCTCCTGAGCTTTCTGCCGGGTTTTCTTGAGCTCCTCCCGCAGGTTCTGGGAGTCCGAGGTGCCGCCGATGGTCAGCACCATGTGCCGGTAGCAGGCGGTCACCTTGTTGAGCGCGTCCAGCAGCGCCTTGCACTCCTCCTTCACCATGGTGGCGGCGGGGGCCGTGCCCGGTGCCGCCCTGCCCGGTGCCGCCCTGCCTTACCCAGTGCCGGGCCCCGGGCGCTGCCACAGCCCGGCGCTACCAGCACACATGGCAAGCGCTGCCTTCGGGTCGCGCCTGCATCCAGCACCCCCTTACCCGCTGGTCAGGCGGCGCCGGCGGCTCCGGGAgcccgggcgggcggcggggagCCCGGGCGGGCAGGCAGCATCGCtccccgcgcccccgccgcctgCAGCGCCGCCGGGACGGCTCGGTCTGCGCCGCGCTCAGCGGGGCGCTGCTGTTTGAAAAGTGCCCAACGCCGaggatggaggagaaaaaaataagaaatcaaaAAAGCCAAGGCTAAAGCTCTGGGGAGCGGCAGCCGGGCAGCCGGCGATCCCCGCCGCCGCCACTTAACTCGCCCCAGCTGGGCGCCCGCGCGGTCACATGGGGGgagcgcccggcccggccctaTAAGCCCTCGCAGGCTCCGCCTCCGCAGGCAGCGATCCCGCGGTGCTCCCGGCTCTTTGCCCGCTCCCTCCCGCCTCTGCCCAGCCATTGGCTTCGTgcggccgcgccgggcccgCCCTGGACCCCGGTAGGGCTTGGCcggggcgcggagcggcggGGGAGGCGGGCAGTAGCGGATCTGCGGCCGGGGAGCCGGGAGGCGATGGTGGTGGTGTGAGTAGCGCTCCCGCCCCGGGCAGCCTGCGGCTCCCGCCGGGACCGTCCCGCTGGGATGGGAGCGGGGAGCGCTCCCGGCCCGCCGTGCCgtgccctgggggctgctcgGCCGCGGCCTGGGCGGTGGTGGGGCCGTGCTTGGCCTTTGCCCGGGCCGGAGTGCGGCGGGGTCGGGCCGTGCGGACACATGGCCTGGTCAGTGACTGCCGCGGCAGGGTCGGTCCTCGCCGTGTTGAGCCCCACTGTGCATGGCGGTCAGCCTTCCAGGCCCCCCGGGTGTCCCGTGTGTCGCAGACCCGCCGGGACCcggctggggaaggagctcgCTGCTGTTGTCATCCGCAGGAAGGGCCGGCTTGCGGTCCGGGGCACCTGCAGTTAGCTCGAGTcaggccatggcagagcagggagcgCAGGGAACACAGCAGTTGTCACTGTCAGAAGCGATGCTCCAGCggctgccctcagcagtgccGGGTACAGCGCGGCGAGCACTGATGGGCGCTAGGCCGTGCTCGTTGTGCAGCAGCGGGGTGCAGGTGATGCTGCTCGGTGacctgagctctgctgtccctaGCCCCTGGTGTGTCTGCTCAAGTGGGCTTCTGGAGAGCTTGCTTGTCACAACATACTCTACCACATATGCCCCAGCGTTTGTGGGGAGCTGGGTGGTTTTGTGATGCTACAGTGGCCTGAAAAAGCTGTGAAGCCACAAGAGTCCCACAAGAAGGGAGCATGACTCAATCCCTTATCTTTTATCACTGCCTTTGCAGGGCAGTGTGTGTTGTGAGCAAGATAATTTGCTAAGAGGAACAGAGTCCAGGCAGACTGgctttctgctgctgagcccagcttgAAGAGCCTTGTCTAGCCTGTGTTCCTTTTTCTGGTAGCTTGGACTCCActgactggggtttttttggctttaaTTTTGGCCCTCGTTCCAAAACCTATGTAGCATCTGCTGCACGTTACTTACTACCTGTGGAAGAAATTGCCTCTTAACTTTGTGTAGATTATCAAATTACTACCAACTAAACTGAGTAGCTCTGTCAATTTGCATGTTGGTACCCTAGAAGAAGCAAATCAGTCATGCCTGTTTCTTTGTAGGAATAAAGAAATACAGGATGATTTTGATCTGATTGTAAGTGAAGTCTTGTAATTGCCTAATCATTGTCAGGTGGAAAAAGGATTAGGTCTGGGTTTGAAGCTGTGTGACATAAGTGTTAAGCTTATTGCTGACTAAATTATGCATATTTGTGTGTCTGTTTTAGCTATTTTTATAGTCTGCTACAGAGTACTAAAGTTATGTGAGAATTTGGAAGCTACTTCTGCAAATGTgtctggggaggggggagagagggaagattGGTTCAGAAACATGTGACTATTTAAATCTGAAGGTAGCAGCAGTCATAATCTGTATCAAGTAGTACCTATGTACATCTTTCGGTGTGTCATGTGGGAAGAGCCTGTTATTTAGATTACTTCTAATTTAAGTTCAGCTGCATGCAGTTATACAACTTGCTTAGATTGTGGGAACTCTTAAAATTCAGTTGTTTGTCAGCCAGGCACAATGTTCTGAAAATCCAAATCTTGATACTGCTTTCAAACAAGATGCTGACTAGCAAAAATACTGTCCTGGGAAAACTATTAGGATGGAGGTAAAAATCCTTAGAACTGCCTTAGGAAGCAGCATAATGAGTAgtagaaaaaatgtatttcctggTTCTGTGGCAAGGCTTTCTTGCAATAGATGTTAATGATCATATTCTTCCTGTGCAGTACTCTTAAAGCTGTTTGCAAAGTATTCTGTGATGCATCTTGAACATCACTAATTAAATGTTGTAGTCtcattttaatacttttaagTAGAATTTTAGGTAAATGCAGGTTTATTTTGCCTTAATGGTTGGTAAGCCTTGTCTGAGGGACTTGCTTTTAGAGTAAGCTCATATACTAAGTTGGGTCTGTAGACTGCTATGGCTTGGCAAACTTTGAAGCCACTATgagatgaagaaggaaagtAAGGATGAAGtagagtgaaaataaaatgtgacatcaaccctttctctctccctgatCACTGATAAATTGTGAATTCTTTGAattctgtggtttgttttctgctaAGCTTTTTGCTTGTAGAGGTGAGAAGATTTGATCCATGTGAAGAatcttaatttatattttgggGGAATGTTAGACTGATACTTCTGTATCATGATGTTTACTTTCAGGAAGCTCTTAATTAGCTTAGGCTGTGACGTGTTGCATTGTGTAGTATTTATAACACCAGTAGtggttaaaataatttattgtgcTTGTTAGAGCTTACCTGCTGAATTATTTTCCAGCCTTCTAACCCTTGCCCTGGtgcctaaataaataaaacatttggcTTAAGTAAACCTCTGTGTATTTCAACTCCATAAGGATTTACCCCCTGCCCCCACCAAAGAAGGGGGAGGGAAGTACCAAAGTACTGAAACCTCTGAGAGCCTGAGGAGGAGGTGACCTTACATACAGCTCACTGGTATTTGAAGGGAGCATCCTTCTTTGAGAAGCTGTTGTGGGAACTTTGTGTTTGCTGTTAATGTTCTCCCTCTGAATGTTCCTTGTACCTGTTGGTGGTTCATTGAACAGCACTTGCACTTTGTTCTAGGGCTTGCTTGGAGTAGCTCAGGGCTGCCCATCAGAGAATGTAATGTAGCTTCAGCAGTGGAGTCAAGGAGTGAAACTTCTTTGCAGCCAGTCTGGTGGACTTCCAAAGCTGTGAGAATTGAGAATCTAGGGTCTACCCTCTTGTGAAAAGAGGATGCAGCTGCTTCCTGATGCTTGGCTAATGACAAGCAAGGTGTGTTTGAATGTGTTGGAGTAACTGGGTAGAATTGGGAAGCTTGGCTGTTGGAGGAACTGCACACATTGAAATGTGCTTCCTCTGGAGAAAGGGAACAAGTAACAGGGGAGACTCAAACCCCCAAGTCTGGGACAAGTAAGGATGTGCCCATGTCAAACAATAGTACAAATACACTGCTAAAATATAAAGGGTGACCCTTCTCACCACTTCTCATGTGTGAGAACTCAGTTCTGGAGTTGGAGGTGGGGCTCATGAGAAGCTGCACAAGGATCTGGTACAACCCTGTGTACTCAGTCCTGCCCAAGGATGTGGAGCAGTGGTAGCAGggccagagctgccaggcttAGAAGAGGCTTGGGAGATCTTGGGTAGAGGCAAAACCCAAGCCATGAGATCCTGTGCCAGCTCTTAACCCTTCAGTGGAAGAAATGTGTGCCTGGGAGGGAGATGCTGAGAGAAATTAGCATCTTCTTGGAATGCTCATGACCCCTCCTTTCCAGATTCTGTTCCATTGCTGTCAGGCTGATGTTCTGGGATAACAAAACTTAGTTTTTCACTGGTTGCTAGTAAGCCTTGAGCTGACTGATGTGAATTTACCACTCTATAATCTGATAATGTGAGGGTGCTACTATTGCATACTTCTGTTTCACAGAAATCAGTACAAGCTGAACCTGAATCTAGAAGGTGTAGGAATAGATTTACTTATTTATTCCCTCGTGGTGACCAAGACCTACTGGAATGTGTCAGGTGTTTTTCACAGGATGCTCAACGCTCATCCTTTAGAGTTTTCAAatgctcagaaaaagaaattatcttctGTTTTTACTTTGAGGTGAATGCTGATGTAGGGCTAAAGTTCAGATTGTAACTTTTGCCCAGAAGCAGATTAACCAAGGAGTAATAGTGCTGTAAAACAGGAACTGGTGTGGTAACTTGAGTTTTTGGACTGAGTCTATTTAAATTCCACTGTTAGATTCCTGTTTGCTTGTAAAGAGCTGTAAGATATGCTTACCTTTGGCTGTTCCTTCTAACAAGTGGTGCTCTTAAGGAGTGTGTGGGAGACAGATGAGGCTACTGAACTTGGCTAAGAATTTTTACTGACTTTGGTAGCTGTTTTTACTTTGTTCTgctaaattattattaaaatgccATGGTGAAAACACAGAACACTATGCTGCTCAGCATTTGACTATGTAGTGTTTGTATACACCATCCCTCATGCTGTTATGAAAGatgttttctctgcagaatgTTTTGATTAGTCTTTAGTAGGGATGTAGCCGGCTGTTCAGAGCATGATGAGGCTAAGGTTTGAGTAAGTAGTTGTACAGGTTGAATGTGGACAGGAGGTAACTGCTAAGTGGCAATGCAAATATAATGACATAATCCACTTTGATGGCTGTTTGTCTAAATTTCAAAGTACTTCTTAAAAGGAACTGAAACTTGCAAGCTCTGGAAAAGATTCTTCACTTGTCCATCTCTAAAGGAAAACACCATCAATGAGAAAATGAACTGTCAGAATTTATTGCTATTCACTGTTTTCACTATCAAAGGTAATTAGGCCTCATTTCCAATGTTTTAGAGAAAACAGAGGCATGCTTAGGTTCCATGTTTTTCATTTGAGCTCTCCTTTGTACCACAGTTATATTGTTAGAATTATCACTCTGCTTTTGATCTAGAAAGGATTAGTCTGTTGTAAGATTATGATTATAGTTCTTTTTTGAACTGTAACATAATGCTTATTAGATTGTCTGATCCAGCTAGCTTCTGTTCTTCCAGCAATTTGAGCTATTTCTGTGTTTACAGGCATGAAGCCATACACTGAAGTGATTCTGTTTAAACCTTTTATATAACATTAGTGCCTGAGTATTGCTTTACTGCTCAGCATGATAGAATTTGGTAAACTTCATAGTGCAAAAAACTGATAGTTTTTAATGAGCATTCTGTTAAGCATTAATCAGTTCTGGTAATGTATATAAGGCTTTGtgcattttctggttttactgTAAAGCTAAAGCTGTCCAAGGTGCAGCTACAATAGTAAATCTGTATCACCCCCAAGTTAAATTAGGTTGAAGCTGGGTGTTGTGTTCTGCCAACAAACTCTTAATGGAGAATTCTAATGTGTTCCTAGAATTATAGCAATGCATTAGCCAGTATTTTCAGATGCATTTAACTTTTGGGGTGGAAAGAAATTGGCttaatctcaaaaaaaaatgcCTGAGCTTTGGAGAAGCTTTAATGTACTCTCTTGAATCGGTAGACTAAATtcctttggtttggtttttcttgaTGACTTAAATTGCTTCTACATCCACACTTCTGTCTCTCtggagaatgctgtgggaaggTGATGGAGGGCTAAGTGAATACAGTAACTAAACTGTTTTAGGTAATAAGTATTCCACCTGTTGTTGTTCATAGCCACATTTTAATCAGATGCGATACCTAACCCCTAATGAGACGCTGAACAGCTGCAGGGGTAAGGGcgaggaaaagggaaggaaattgAGAGTTGTGATTCTCAAAACAGTACCAATGTGGCCAGTGGGGGTTGTTTCCTGCTGTGCAGGAACATGCATGTGAGGAGCAGTGCAGAGCTCCCATCTGCTCTGCTCAAGGAGGGTGACAAACGCCCCTGTGAACAAGAAATTTACCTTCCTTCCTGGGGTGGAGCATGTCTATGGCACCTTAGGGGCAATACAGTAACTGAAATGCCACTGAGTTACTTGTGGTGTATAACTCATCAACTGGAAATTTAAGATTATAATCTTCAAGCTCTTCCTATGATGGTCTGTCTTTAATGATTCTTgctcatgttttatttttttttttcaggtagaGATAGTGTTTTAAGAGGTCAGACAGCAAGCTTAATGAGGTCAGGCTTTCTGTGGGAGCTTTTCCTCCTCACATTAATTTCTTATACCTTTTATGCCAGGGAATGAAGTGTTACTTTAAattttggttggggtttttttgatgatgatgaggatTTATGGTATGTgttcttttccctcctgttaTGGGAAGAAGTCTTTGGATTTGAAGATTTGTTAGGCTGAAAGACTGGCAATAAAGCTGTTGGAGACATTTGTGCTCTGCAGTTTTAGCACTGCAGTCTGATGCTTGGTTGCCTCCTTGTGTCAATATGCTTTTTCCCCTGGCAGCCTGTGGTGTGTTAACAGCTTCTCCATTGCTGTCTTGGGGAGGATCTCAGCAGTCTCATCTTCTGCTGCTTGGACAGATGCACAAATTCACCAAACTAAAGGCAGATGAAACTGCCTCAGTGAGACAGCTGCATTAATGAAAGCTTGGTTTGGAAAGTGTCTCAAAAGGCCATATCATCCACCCTCCCAGCTTTATGTCCACTGTCACCTCTAGTAGAGGTTTGTCTGACACATTCTTGGAGATTTACAACATGAGAGACTTGGTAGCTTTGCCAAGCAATCTAAACCATGTGCTTACCTTCCCTTTTGGAAGGTGTTCCTGATCTGTAACCTGAGCCTGTTTTCTTCAGTTAAGGCCTACTGCTTagatgtgggaaaaaaatgccCTTCACTGAAAGCTTGATCCACCTGTGGGGAAAAACATCCTTACCTGCTTCATGCACTTTTAGTTATAAGCATCACTGCCTTCCATGGATGGGATTCTCCCTACAGGGCTCCTTTGCCTTTCTTACTTCAGGCCAGTTTATCTGCTGTGATGAGGACAGGAACATCCAAAACCATCCAAAAAAAAGCATGTAGGACTTTCAAGTCTTGCTGTTGCAAACTATTTTGCAGGTTGCACATGTGTGTACATACAGCCCTGCTTGGTGCTTGACTTCCACTGAATTGTTTTCAGTTATATATACTAATTTGTCACTGAGTCATGTTTGGACTGCAAGCTGCAGTCATTAAGATTTAGTTGGAATTGTGGCCTAGCCAGATGTTCAGCAGGCAGGGTTTTCTAACTAGTCCTGCCCATGAAGTCTCAGCCCTGCTGTTACGTGCATCAGCAAtctgtgttcctgcagcagacctggcacagggcttgtgctgcctcttctcttcttccttctgcacTGGCTGAGGAAGGAGCCACAGCTTGGACTTGGACTCCAGCTACCTGCCAAGAAACCTTTATTGTAATCATGTGGTGGAATTACTGATGATCATCCTGTTTACCCAGACACTGTGGTAGGACAGATCAGGGATTATAGAATTGGTTggtctgggctggaagggaccttaaagcccatcttgttccacccctggctgtgggcagtGATGCCTTCTACCAGAGctgtccatcctggccttggacactccagggatggggcagccacagcttctgtgccagggcctcagcaccttcacagggaagaatttcttctgtacatttaataaaaatcacCCTCTTTTAGTGGGAAGCTcttgcccttgtcctgtcacttcagGCCCTTGTCTGAAGTGTCTCTGCAGCCCATGTAGGTACTGGAGTGTGCAGTAACGTCaccctggagccttttcttgTCCAGGCTGAATCCCCCacctctctcagcctgtctccagagcagaggggctccagcccttggagcatctttgtgcccctcctctggacttgctgtagcagctccatgtccttgtGCTGAGAGcccaggcctggagcagctctgcagcaggggtctcacctgagcagggcagagggacagattcccctcccttgacctgctgccCATGCAGGGGGATGAGCCCAGGACATGGTTGGTTTTGGGGCTTCAAATACAGATTGCTGGCTCATGTTGAGCCCATATTAAGCTGGACTTTTTCTAGGTTCACAGTCTTTAATTACTCAACTTGGTTGGTGTTCTGAAGATGTCAATGAGCAAACAATTCCTTCCTCGCTATATTAGCAAACTGCATGGCTGTGCTGATATGGGAGCCCTGGATGAGAAGTCTTTCATGGAAGCTCTTTGTGTTACTGTATGCTTTGAAAGCAGAGGGACCATTTTGTCTGGAATCGTGCAGGAAAGCTGCTTGAGGCACTTACCTGCCACTGCCAGACTTCAGTGTTCAGGCTGGGCTTGTCCAAGCTGTAGGTAACTGGTGATAACTTTATAGTGGAAATGACTTCTACTTTACCTGGTGGTGTTTGTGTTTAACTCTTTAAGGGAGCTCTGCTTGTGCCTGGtcaggggagggagcagagcccagctcagttAG
It contains:
- the RGS9BP gene encoding regulator of G-protein signaling 9-binding protein; its protein translation is MVKEECKALLDALNKVTACYRHMVLTIGGTSDSQNLREELKKTRQKAQELAVANRNKLTTVLKDKSVSKEDKAEFERLWVIFSTCLEILEIDMRRALELGHEFPLNVPKKHLIQTGMSGGTSGVAARAMSVQNMKYEAEHNIDVVDLKDLENEINQVGEMMYEMEMKVNVPQWTVEAKQDPGAELKSTISVGASSIGMISVEENKSFCDISKVLAGIIFTAVLIIAIVLAVCVVKLS